The genomic stretch ATCTCTCTCCGTAGTGCTTCGACGCCAGAATAGTCTGTTCCCGTATATGTGTTAACCTTTTGTGTGACGACTGCAAGCTTTGGCAGAAGGTCGTCCATGGCATCAGAGAAGCGTTTGGAGAGACTCCATCGCTGTCTCTCGCGGTGAGACGGTAATTGCTCATCAGGAACGCGGGCTATAGTATCTACGGCTTCGTCTCTAGGTGGTGATGCCGCTGGGGGTTCTGGTGGGGGAGGTTCCGGGGCTTGGACAGGCGGTGGATCTTTCAATGCCGCCTCAGCATTCTCGGCAGCTCTCTTGATTGCTTTCTGATCCTCAAGCAACGCATCGAGTCTCCTTTGCAAGCGCTCCTGATCTTCTGGAGATGGAGAGCTTCCGGATAATTTGGTTGGTGGTTGTGGTATAGGCTTGGACTCTGATGCGGGCGGTGGCATTGCAATGGGATCCGAGGGTTTTGACGGCCGGTCTTCTTCTCTCCATCTTGCAGAGCTGCTGAAAGCACGTCGCGACCATGTTCGTGCCTCATGGGCGCTCAATCGCACCCCTCCATGCCAGCGAGATGCCTCGGAAGTTGTGCGAGACTGACACGAGCATACCGACGACGCGGTGCGGAAAAAACCGCCAAAAGACGACGATGGCGACACTACCTTGTTAGCGGTAAGCGAGCGTGAAGCATGCTGAAGCAGTGGCCTCATTCTTGCCTCTTCCCTTACATTAAGAAGGCGATGACGGATGACGAATGACGAAAAAGCGCCAACTGCGGACCCCCGAGCCAGCGGTGCATCGAGGACTGACATGCCCTGTGCGCGTGGGGTGCGGCAACCACAATCACTGGCCCTGTTGATTGCCGGGATTCCGTTTAAGGGTTTACCTAGTGCCCCTCCAGTTTTCTGGTTTTAGATATTGCTTGTTATCTGTCTTTTGCTCTGTCAGTTCCATAGACCTTCAATTGCTTGTTTGATCATTTCAAGATGGGTTCCGTACAAATTGACTTGGCCGAGTTGCCTGCCATGAAGAGCAACCCCAAGGTAACACGACAATTTCAACCATGTAATCCATATTAACCATATGAATAGTTCATCTTCTTCACCGACTTCGATGGCACCATCACGCTCCAAGACTCCAATGACTTTATGACCGACAACATTGGTTACGGGCAAGAAAAGCGCCGCGCCGGCAACATCGCCTGTCTTAACGATCAAATCTCATTCCGCGATTCCTTCCGCGACATGATGGACAGCGTCACGAAGCCCTACGACCAATGCATCCAATACCTGGTCGACAACATCAAGCTGGACCCTGGCTTCAAGAGCTTCTTCGAATGGTCCCTGGAGAACAACATCCCGGTCGTGGTCCTGAGCTCAGGCATGGAACCCGTCATCAAGGCACTACTGGAGAAGCTAGTAGGCCCTGATGCAAGTAAGATGCAGGTGCTGGGTAACTACGTAGGGCCGAGGGAGGGGAAGAACATCAACGAAGAAGGTGGCTGGCAGATTCTGTTCAAGCATCCAGACTCCGGCTTCGGCCACGACAAGTCGGTCGAACTACGAAAGTACTCTAACTTGCCGGAAGACGTTCGACCGACCATGTTTTACGCCGGCGACGGTGTTTCAGACCTTTCGGCCGCTCGGGAAACAGACTTGCTCTTTGCAAAGAAGGGCCACGACCTCATCAGCTACTGCGCAAGGGAAGACGTACCCTTTACAGTTTTTGAGGATTGGTCCAACATCCTGGCCAAATGCAAGAGCATCGTAGAGGGCAAGACTACCGTAAAGGCCGCTGCCAAGGAAGGCTACGAGGCGTACAAGAGCGGAGCTGCCGGCATCGAGGTCTAGACGAAGAAATAGATACGGTTTCAGAGATGAGATTAGGGAGATCCTTTCTGACATCGTACATCGCTTAGGCTGTCATGCAGCTGACGCAATATACGAACGACTTCGTATTTTGAGTTTTGCGGCCCGTGTGTTTTCTGGTAAGGCTTCGCGGCTCACAGAATACGATCGTGTCCGTACTCTCAAGATGGCTCATTGGGTACCGCGTAAATTCAGGCAGCTCGCGGCCTTGACTTTGACAGTTGTTATCCCACAGATGGGCTGTAGACAGGTGCGACTTTTTACAAGGGATTGCACTAGAGGGAAACTGTGGACATATACAGATCATAGACACACTTACAAGATAACTAGACTAGAAAATGATAACCTGTATCAATAAGATGTAATAACTATCGTACAATGCCGCAATTACATACCGATATACCAATGGCGACAAACCGTGCTTTTCGGGGGGTATCTCTCGCAAAACCAAACCGAAACCAGATCCATGTTACACACACACTCCGCTGCCTTCCGTTCACCGTGTAATGTTTACCTCGGTTGTTCTGACAATCATCATGCCCATCGGAACGCTCATACGTGCCCCATGAACCACGCCTTCTTGTTCAAGTATACTCTCCTCACTCTCTTCTGACTGACTCCGTACACAGGCTAGAGTCCCATTTCTGCCTCTGCTCGCTTCTACAGTATACGTGTCTTTGCCCCAGACAGCATCCTCGCCGTATGGATCCGGGGCGGTTGACTGTGACCTTTCAGACATGTTCTTCAAAGCGTAGCTAGTCCTCGATCGACTGTCGCTTTGCTTGACATATCCGTTTGAGCGGAACGGAGTGTTTCCAATAACATTGGAGCTGTTGCTACGGCCTCTAGTAGCCAAGGAACGCATTTGGCCAAAGGTACTTGCAAAGAGGGGTTTGAGTGTAGGAAGGCAAGCTGCGATGATGCCCACGTACATTTCGACTCTGCAGGGAATAATTGTTAGTGTATGTGATATGCCATTTGAGGGAGAAAATACGTACTCTTGCCAGATGTAGTACCACGCTCCATCACCAGACCAATCTGTCATCTTAAAGAAGTTGTACTGCATTGGCGTCTTGTAGATTGCGACTGCAGAGGCGAAAAGACCCAGACCGAGGATGACGGCCAGGCCGATGCGTGTTTGAATTGTGACTTGCAGTTTCCAGACCATTGGTATGGGTACCAAGGCGAAGATGAGGTCGGTCGCAATATTGATGGAAGAGTTGAAGACGCCAATGCTTTTGAAGATTTGGGAACTGTAGCATTTTGCGTTTCTGGTATGGGTGTTAGTGAACCATTGCAAGTACCGAGTAAGGTCGTGAGTGGACATACCCCGTGGGCGGACGCAATTTGTAGTCCCATCCTGCGCGTACAGGAGTACACTGAAAGATAATGGGGAATGTCGAGCCGATAGTGAAGATTCCAATGAAGACTAAAGGCGCTGTTAGCTTCTGGTATTTTTTTCTGAAGTCGCCTTCACGTACTGAGCATGCCAATCATAAAAGGTCGCCATTTCGTTCGATCCGCGAGTCGTAGTAAGAAGAAGCCAATCGACAGCTTGATGAAGCTGTATGCGGCGATGATCATGATGGAGTAGAAATACATGATCTTGAAGAAGGGGTAGAGATTTTCAGGAGGGAAGGCTTCGGCATGCCTTCCAAGTCCCAGATGAATGACCTTGACGAACAGTCCCAAGGTCCCTATACTTAGCGCCTACAAAGTGGTGAGTTAGCAACGGTTTCGGTTCCAATGTGCATGCTCTCGTACCAATGCAATCACCATCATGATGTCTGTTAACGGTCAGTGCTGCTCCACAAGGTTCGTAGCCCAATAGGGTTCATGGTAACATACCGTCCCAGCCGAACATCTTCAGCATGAATGTTCGTACGTAGAACCGCAGTAGCACTGTGAGCGTAGATAGCGCAAACAGTGGGCCCGTTACCGCCAGCAAGCGACCTGCTTGATTCTCTGCCAGGTACTCTGGTGAACGTTCCGGCATCGGCGGCGGGCCCGCTGCCTGCCGTGAAAGAAAATGATGTAACATGTCCATAATTTGCTGCAGTAGGAGAGAACAACGGGGTAGAGAGCGTGAGCCTTCGACGAAGGTTCTCTAGGCTATTAGAACATGTTTGAGACCCGCTCTCGGCAAGGTATTGGTAAGTAGCACGCAGCCACAAGCGCAGTGTAAAGATGCCGAATGCGAACATGTCTGGGGAAGTACTGGCTCGAGACCATGCCTGTTCCTTCCTGCATGCATGGCACTCAACTTTAATGTGAAGACGACGGCCCGGACGCATCGCGCATCTTCGGATCAGCCGGATGCCCAATCATCTTACACGGCCGATAGACGCGCAGAGTTCGACCCTGAATCCGTATGCTTGCCACTCGGCTGTCACGTCTTGAGATTCAAATTAAATTCATATCCCACGTCGTCATGTGCGACACATGGTGGAGGTACGGATAGGCCGTTGAGACAGCACGACGTCTGCCATTTTTTCCAAGATCGGTCCGGACTGGTCACTTAGGGATCGTGATCCAGGCTAATATCGTGATATGTAGTGTGCATGGGATGAAGAACTCGGCGGACCAATGCCAACCTTGGAATACGGTGCAGGATTCCGTTACTCTCAATCCGCTCCGTGGACACGTCAGTCAAAGGAACGATTGCTGCACATACAATCACGTCGTTCTTACCTATTCTCCTGCTGCGTAGGAAGTAGAGATTTCTAGAGTATTAGAGGACCGTAGCGACTTCCCTTTTTGCGTAAAGGCGTTATGCAGATCTAGCCGTGATTTACGGGAAGGCCCTGGTGGTGCGCACAGGGATTCCTCTAGCATACCTATCCTGGTCATCGCCAGGTTTTAGACAGCTCCTACCGTTCCTACATTCCTTCGAGAACGAAAAAAACGGTTCTGTAGGAACTTCCGCTCGGACATTCTTCTCGCCTATCGAATACCCGTGATTTGCAGTTGAGATGAAACGAACAGCTGTATCAAGTATTTTCGTATTCACTCTTAGCTGCTTACTCGTCGCAGTCGAAGTCGGGCGTGGGGGCATCGTGGAATTACTAGCACTGTAGCACGCGCTCAACGTGACTTGCCCACAGCCTAGTGCACATAAGTCATGGTAAATCTGCCGTTGATGATGCAGTTGTCACTTGCCGATAGAAACGGGAAGTAGTTGCTTTGTTGAAGGGCGCTAGTCTTCCAGGCGAGCGAAGCCCGATACCGCGGAAGGGCTCGAGGCTTAGGATCATCCGCTTTTTGGCATTGATCTGGACCGAATCAGGGTAGCTCAATCAGGCGGCCCGTTATATCCTAAGTATCTTCCTCCCGTCCATCATACACAATACCCACCACGGACAGGCTAGGTATGGACTCCTCAGGACTTTTATTAGCCTTTGCAGTACATCGTGGCTAAACATGAAGGGAAATTTGTCCGTCTAATTCCACGCCGCCACCCGTGGCCCAATCGCTTGTCCATCGGACTACAAGCAAAAAGGAGTAGGTACATACATCCTGCAAGAAGTATCGCACCATTCTCACGCTGTTCAGCCCGCATCCAAATCTGCATTTGATGCAGCCGGGTAAAAGAGAAGCACGATGCGGGGACCATATCTGAACCGCCCAGTCGCCTGTCCAGGAGACGTGCAAAATCGATGGACCAACTTTGCCTAAATTTGCGGCCGTTCCTGATAAAAATATCAAGAGGTGTTAAGTAGTAAGCATGAACTCATGCCTAAGTAAGCACACGCATCGTGATATACAAATGGACTGAGGCTTCGAGGCCTTCTCAGATGCCAATCCTATTACCCATACGAAGAGCAAACGCGGGATCTATACTGAACATCCGCCACGCGGGAGGGAACTCACCACATGAAGCCGCTTTTACCGAGTTGCTGGCTTCTGGCCTACCCATTTACCCCGATCCTTCAGAAAAGAATCCACAACCGAGGTTTCCAATAAACCGGCATCCAATTACCGCGACCCACTAACGCGTCTTGTATTCATTGACAGGCGACAATTACGCCCCAACTCCTCTTTTCGACAACCCTACAGGCCGAGACTCCTGCAAACCCACGTGTCTCGGAGGTTGGGAAGCGCCGCAAAGGGCTCGCCCTCGGTATTTGGGGGCGTTTTGGTTATAGCCACTTAGCAGGTCATGCCTAAGGGACGTTTTCGAACCCCTTAGAACATGACTGGAATGTGGGCAAATAAGACTCTACCCTGCAGAGATAGTCGATATACCAATCTCAGTAATTCCTGACTCAAAACATACTCGGAAACAACAGGCCGAATCTTTGGGTCTGGAGAGAACATGGTATCTTGCGGCACAGGCTCCCGTGTACATGGTTAGACTTGAATGTGGCGAAGGTTGACATGCATGCTGCGAGTATTTGAACGCTCATGCAGCCTCATTCCTTAGGCAGGGCATCGCCACGTTTTGCTCGCACCTCTTTCATATCCTAATATTAATTGAGCAATAGTTGGTTCGTGTTGGCCTTTCATCCGGAACGCTATTCAAAGATCCTCGTGTCGCCGTCTTCATATTTCCAAGCCTCTTGCAACCTCGATCACTAGCTTTAACCGGCCGGAAACGCTACCATGCGTTCAATTGCACTCCTATGGCTTGCACCTGCGGCACTAGCCAGCGCCATTCCCGCATTTGAAGAGCCCTTTCCCGCCGCCTCATTCGACAAGCGACAAAATGTTTCTCCGAACGTCGTTGGAGTGAAGACTCTACAGGCTGATGTCTACGCGGGAATTGCTGCGATTAATCAGCAAATCTACCAGGGCACCCAGAAGTCTGATCAGTTCAAGAAGTGTAACCCGTTCAACATTATTGTTCGCAAAGAATGGTAAGGTCCAGCATGTTGTTTTGTTTGTAAGCTTATCGTTCCAGGGCAACTTTCTCCACTCCGGAGAAGAAGAACTATATCCAAGCTGTGCAGTGCATGTCTAAGCTACCTGCAAAAACGCCAAAATCGGAATGCCCTGGATGCCGGAACCGCTATGATGACTTTCTTGCGACTCATATCAAGCAGACATTCTTGATCCACAACACTGGAAATTTCTTGGCATGGCACCGCTACTTCACCTGGGCCTACGAGCAGACACTGCGGAAAGAGTGTGGCTACAAAGGATACCAGCCATACTATAACTGGCCAAGGTGGTCTGACGATCCGAGCAAGAGTCCTGCTTTGGATGGCTCTGCTACTTCCATGAGTGGCAATGGTGCCCCTGGCTGCTCCAACCAGACCTTTTACGGTATCCCTACCAATGCTGAGCCTCAAATCAAGATTCCCAAAGGCAACGGTGGAGGCTGTGTGGTCTCTGGTCCTTTCAAGGACTGGTCCGTCAACCTCGGTCCCGTCTTCACCGACTCAAACTGTGTTCCTCCCAACCCAATTTCCAACCAAACTGACCCCAACGTGGGCCTTGGATACAACCCTCGCTGTCTGAAGCGTGACATTTCTTCCTGGACCTCTAGCCAGTGGACCAACGACGAGCAGGTTGTTAACCTGCTCAACAGCGCGGACATCAAGACGTTTTGGTACAACATGCAAGGTGGCGACCCAGCCTTCACCAAGTTCATGGGTGTCCACACTGCGGGTCACTTTACCATTGGCGGTGACCCTGGGTCTGACTTTTTCACCTCCCCTGGTAAGCATCCCTGACACCGCTATTTTGCTCTGCATCTCTGTTTAGCCAGCTAACCATGATCAGGTGACCCGTGGTTCTTCTTCCACCACGCTCAAATTGACCGAGTTTGGTGGACCTGGCAAAACATGGACCCTGCCGACCGCACCAATGCCATTTATGGAACTACCATCATTGCGACACCAGCCGCACCCGAGACTAAGCTCACCGACACAATGACGCTTGGTTATGCTTACGCCGGTAATATCAGCGTTGCTGACGCAATGAGCACTATGGGTGGTCCTTTCTGCTACACGTACATTTAGATGCGGTTGCTGGAAGACTTGTTCAACATTCGTGTATATCTTTGACCTGTACATATTTTTCCATTGAGAGTTATAGACTGTTTGCCGTTAACCAAGTAGACCAAGCCTGTATAGTCGATACAGTATAAGTAGACTATCGATGAAAAGTACTGTTACTCTGTATGCCAATTTTTGATCCAGAATGTGTCCATACCTCTAGCCTGAGACGTGAGCCTTCTCCGGACTCGTATTCATACTATTTTAAACGTACATGTTGTCGCTGATTTAGCAGCATGAGGGGCAGCGAGCTCATTAGCAAGCAAAAACTAGCAACACTACGAGATTGGACACACAGATGCATCTTATGTATAACTTGCAAGCCTTTCCCTGACGGCACAACGGCCGTAAGAGGGCTGAAGAGACAGAAAAAAGAAGCTAGCACGATCTTCATCTGCAGCGCAAGCGACGATTCGACAATGTCCCGCAGCGCTAAACGGTCACCATACCTGACCTACATAGGTCCCGCAAGGAAGATGAATGGGCGGGGTCCTTGTATCCAAAAGCGCGGAGACCCTGCATTGCCAACGCATCACCGCTGAAGGAAGCAAGCAAGGCAGTCATGTCCTCCAATCCCTCTGACCACGCCCGTTCGGCAGCGTGTTTGAGATTGCAGCCGGCCGTGATCGCAGGATCGTCAAAGGCCATCGGTAACTGTATTATCGTGGAGTAACTGAGTCGTGGGTGCAATTGCGGTTCAGAGGACCCTTTACCCCACTAAGATATAGCTCCGCGAAAGGCACCGCAACTGGACCATCATTATTCACAACGTCTTTACTCAACAAACAAAAGAGCATATCTGATATATAACAATCTGCATAATTGGGACAGAGGTTATTTTGAGGAAAAAGCACAAGACGAACAAGACAGCACCATCCACTCAATCATGAACGTCGATCCCCTCACTGGGAAGCCCCTCCCTTCGACGGCCATTCAACGCATCCTCTACCTCGCGCCCAAAGTGCACATCTACCAAATCCCCCCCGCAACCTCGACAAAAGGCTACCAAGCCTCTACTTGGACCGCCAATGACAACAAGTTACAAATCTTCACGGCGCGGTTACGCGTCGTCGAAACATCGGTGCCCAACAGCAACGCCGACGAGCAAAGCGCCGACGGAGAAGACGAAAACGTCACAACCACATTACTGTTAGAGGACCCAAAGACTGGTGACCTATTCGCTGCAGCACCGTATACGAGCGAGCGAACAGTAGAGCAAGCCCTAGACAGCAGCCGCTTCTTCGCAATAACCGTTGTGGGCGAGGGCAGAAAAGCAATCTTGGGCATGGGCTTCGAGGAGCGCAGCGAAGCATTTGATTTCAGCATCGCACTACAAGACGCCCGCCGCGTCCTTGGTTTCGAGCAAAAACCAAACAACGCGCCCGCTTCGTCGCGCAAGACGGCGCAGTCTCCCGTCACAGAGGAACCAAAGCGCGACTTTAGTCTCAAGGCGGGCGAAACTATATCTATCAACCTTGGCGGACTCAAGGGAAGGCGGTCGAGGAGTCATGAGGGTGACAAGAGCGAAGACGGTCACAAGAGCGAACAGGATGCGCTGTTTAGTATAAAGCCGCCACCGGGGAGTGCGGGTGGAGGCGGGTTCCTGCCACCGCCGCCGAGTGCGAAGAGTGTCAAGGAGGAGCGGAGGAGGAGTAGGCAGAATTTCGATCCATCGAGCGTGCCAAAACAGACGGCCGAGGATCTGGGCTTTGACGATGGCGAGTTTGGTGAGTTCCAATGATGATATTGCCAAATGGAGGGGGGCTTTTTGTATGTTTAGCATGGAGTTAGTTTGCATTGGTCTGGGTCTTGAACGCATAGGAGGCGTCTCAAAATTCCCTTTATGATTTGAACAAAGCTACCACATGAGTTATGTCGTATATGTGATTGCACTTCCCAAGTTGTGTTCCGTGGATGGGTATCAGAAAAACGCCGTTTGCAAGTCCATGAATAAGTACGACTATGTCCGGCCCTGCGCCTCATCATATAGCTTCTCAACATCCCTGATCAAGTCCTCAGGCTTTTCGCCGCCCTCACAGTTCTTCCACTCGCCACCATCGGCTATACATCTGACCTTGTCGTTCAGTCTCACCGTGCAGCTGATCCCGGCGCCTACATCACTACTGTGCTTTACGCTATCCCTCAACAAGCCCATTCCGTATGCGCCGCTCTCCTTACTCATACAGTCATTTAGCTCGCCAAAGTCCAGCCCGTGTTCCAGTGCGCAGTCTTCGATGAGGGAGCGAGCGGGTATTTCCGGATAGTCGGTAATGAGGCAGTTTGTGAATCCGAGGTAGAGTTTGGGGTGCGGGTACGATGAGGCAGCACATAGCATGACAATGTCGCCTAGGCACTCTGTTTGCCCGTGTTTGCACTGGACGCCATCGTCTTCTGTGAGGCTGTTTCATCCCGTTAGCGCAGGACCTGACTGTTTCTTGAGAAGAAACGACTTACCTGCCAATCATGCTCAGCCTGAAGTCCACCTTGTCCGAAACGTTTGCCATGGCGGGCAACACTAGCTTCTGCAAACAATCCCGCGCATCCGGGCACTTGGACATGATGTGTACGTCCATGGAGACCTTGGTGTCCACCCCGACGTGCTCGTGCTCGCCTGGGCAACTCCGTGTCGTCGCTAGCCAAAACAAACTGAGGAATAGCGTGATGGCTGCCACTTGGAACCAACTGGTGCGGTGAGATGTCCGGGAAGGCATCGTCGCATCGGGATCCGTCCAAGATATGGTATGGTCCGGAATGAGGGGGACCTTTTCTTCCATTGTATGATACGGTCTCGGGGTGGCTTCGGTACCACGGCGGGTGCTTATGTCGTGTCTGGAGTAACGTAGTAATAgatgatgttgatgttggAGATGTGACGAGTTGGG from Pyrenophora tritici-repentis strain M4 chromosome 1, whole genome shotgun sequence encodes the following:
- a CDS encoding HAD domain containing protein; the encoded protein is MGSVQIDLAELPAMKSNPKFIFFTDFDGTITLQDSNDFMTDNIGYGQEKRRAGNIACLNDQISFRDSFRDMMDSVTKPYDQCIQYLVDNIKLDPGFKSFFEWSLENNIPVVVLSSGMEPVIKALLEKLVGPDASKMQVLGNYVGPREGKNINEEGGWQILFKHPDSGFGHDKSVELRKYSNLPEDVRPTMFYAGDGVSDLSAARETDLLFAKKGHDLISYCAREDVPFTVFEDWSNILAKCKSIVEGKTTVKAAAKEGYEAYKSGAAGIEV
- a CDS encoding tyrosinase central domain protein gives rise to the protein MRSIALLWLAPAALASAIPAFEEPFPAASFDKRQNVSPNVVGVKTLQADVYAGIAAINQQIYQGTQKSDQFKKCNPFNIIVRKEWATFSTPEKKNYIQAVQCMSKLPAKTPKSECPGCRNRYDDFLATHIKQTFLIHNTGNFLAWHRYFTWAYEQTLRKECGYKGYQPYYNWPRWSDDPSKSPALDGSATSMSGNGAPGCSNQTFYGIPTNAEPQIKIPKGNGGGCVVSGPFKDWSVNLGPVFTDSNCVPPNPISNQTDPNVGLGYNPRCLKRDISSWTSSQWTNDEQVVNLLNSADIKTFWYNMQGGDPAFTKFMGVHTAGHFTIGGDPGSDFFTSPGDPWFFFHHAQIDRVWWTWQNMDPADRTNAIYGTTIIATPAAPETKLTDTMTLGYAYAGNISVADAMSTMGGPFCYTYI
- a CDS encoding DUF1681 domain containing protein, coding for MNVDPLTGKPLPSTAIQRILYLAPKVHIYQIPPATSTKGYQASTWTANDNKLQIFTARLRVVETSVPNSNADEQSADGEDENVTTTLLLEDPKTGDLFAAAPYTSERTVEQALDSSRFFAITVVGEGRKAILGMGFEERSEAFDFSIALQDARRVLGFEQKPNNAPASSRKTAQSPVTEEPKRDFSLKAGETISINLGGLKGRRSRSHEGDKSEDGHKSEQDALFSIKPPPGSAGGGGFLPPPPSAKSVKEERRRSRQNFDPSSVPKQTAEDLGFDDGEFGEFQ
- a CDS encoding GILT domain containing protein, whose amino-acid sequence is MEEKVPLIPDHTISWTDPDATMPSRTSHRTSWFQVAAITLFLSLFWLATTRSCPGEHEHVGVDTKVSMDVHIMSKCPDARDCLQKLVLPAMANVSDKVDFRLSMIGSLTEDDGVQCKHGQTECLGDIVMLCAASSYPHPKLYLGFTNCLITDYPEIPARSLIEDCALEHGLDFGELNDCMSKESGAYGMGLLRDSVKHSSDVGAGISCTVRLNDKVRCIADGGEWKNCEGGEKPEDLIRDVEKLYDEAQGRT